The nucleotide window tcacaaaaataccctgaattATCATGATATTACtttagggccatatcacccacccctactactgcctgtttctcttctcagatattttcagaaacatattttagtgtactgtttagctgtagaaTAAGAAAGTTTGTGATCCGGCCTCCAGTTAAAAACATTCAAGCCAAAACCAGTCACCGCCCACCGACTGGATGGTGATGCTGGTGCTGTGCAGTATTACTGTTAGTCAGTAAAATTCTGTAGCCTTGAATGATTCTTTTCTCGCTGTGACATAGCATCTGGTGTTTCCCATGTTTTTCCCCAAGTTATAGCAAAGAGGGAAAAGGGGATATTACGCCACTGTGGAAATGTTACATATGATATCTTCAAGTATCACTAGCTCTTTATTGGATAAATATCTCTGTCTGATCTTCACCTGTTCCCTTCACCTTTGTCTAAGGTGTGGCCCGTCACGGTGAAGCCCAGAAGTCTGGGCTATTCCAAGTCCCTGGCGGGGGAGAGCCGGCTCTGCCTCACAGCTACGTCTCTCATCTTGGTCAGAGTGGCAGCATTCCGTGCTTTGCCATCGGTTACAATACCTTTGCTAAGTGTTCGGCGCTTTGGCCACTTGGATGGTTTGTTCTTTTTGGAGCTTGGCAGGTCAGCACCAAACGGTCCCGGAGAGATCTGGATGGAAGCAAGAGATCAAGGTaattcagaataaaaaaatgtgcttattaaattaatttctgCCTTACCATAGGGCAGTGACCCCTCATCCTTATGTCTGCTCTgtacaggaaacacagcagtagCTCAGCACATTCATGAAGTGGTTCGTGAGACAATCAGGGCACAGCGAGTGCTTCCTAACTTCAGCTGGTCACCCGCCTCCAGCCACAATCAGCTTCAAAcccttctggctccaaaaggcTGCAGACCCAAATACAGAGACAAGCAGGTGAATGTGAGACCGCTTGGTTCTCGCCTGGCCCCCCGAAACCCTGAAATCCAGACAAGTCCAACTAAACATCACGGACATCCCTTCAAACCACACAAAGCAGAGCCTGAACCCTCTGTGAGCTCCACCTCACACCTCAGCCCTGTCAGATCCCGTCACAGCTACATGGCTGAGACCGGCAGCTacatgaagatgaagatggaCTGTCATCTCCCAGTGAATAAGCTCCCAGCTGTGGTGACAGGGGACCTCCGCAGTGCTGGGATAGAGGGCTGCAAGCCGGGTGAGGAAGGGCCGGAgtacatgatgatgtcaccactGGTGAGCCACAGCTCGTCTGTGCTGCCTCAGGATGAATATGTGGTCATGGCGAGcccacagaaacacaacaagCCAGCTTACCCTTTCCTTCGCACGTCATTTAGTAGGTAGGTGTAACCTGGAGACAAAATTACTGTCAATTCTCAAATAGGCCACGGAGACAACAAACCCTTTATTTGAGACTTTATTTCTAATGTTCTCTGTTTGAATGCACTTTTAAAATACAACTTTTTGTCCTCGGCAGCTCCACCTCTGACAGCGACTCTCCTCTGCAGCTGCCACATCACCAGACCAGTGAACACCATCAGCCACACTGGCTGGCGACCTCAGTCCAAACGCCAAAAGCAGATGCTGGCCAATCACAGATGAGCACCAGCTGCTATACCCGACCACAGGAAGATGTCTGGCAGGTGCAGACGTCAGCCGAGCAGAGACAACTCCCAGCACAGACCGGGGCCACTTCGTCTCCTGTGAGGAGTGTTGATGGATCTGGCATGGTGACTCCATTTGTCCCACGTGCACCAGGCTACACCAGGGCAGTCCAGGCTAGTCTGCACTCCGGTACAGGCAGCACCAGTCGACTCCAAGCTGTGTCAGATCAATCTGTGAGAAGAAACCggctgtgtttgtttctgcctTCTTGTCTGCAAACTAAGCACAGATCCTGAGTGTTTGTTGAGTTATTACATCTGGTGCAGCAGGCCACAAAAATTAAAACTTCAAGTTGATGAAAGAGTTATTGAATCAAGTAATTCAGTGTGACTGGATCACTTGCATGTTGCCCACTTGTTATGGCAGTGCTCATGCACAGAGACACTGGGGCTTTAAAGGTTCGATTGAATATTACAGTATATGTTTGAGAAAAAGAAGTTGTCTGACAATGTTAGTGTCTGTGAATGCACTCAGTGTTTGACCTCAGTTTTCCTCTTTTTGTCAGTGctttttttgttctcttttgGAGTGGATTAATGAAGCTTTGGGTTTTGCACAGCACTTGAAGATGCTCCACTGTTATATGAAATAATTCAAAGAATAAAGTTCCATGAATGCACATTTTTCTCTCGCCTTCTATTGACAATATTCATGAGTTCACACAGCTCACAGTGTAAGACTTGAATGTTCTTCTttactatatatttttttacatactatactatatttctttgacatactttactatatttttttgacaaaacatactatattttttgacattataCTGTActattttttttgacatactatactacgataTAATCttgatatgctatactatgacattttttacatactatactatatttttttgacatactgtgctatttttttgacattctttactgtatttttttgacaaaacacttttttttacattatactgtgctatttttttttacatactatactaggatataatattttgatatgctatactatgacatttttttgacatactatgatatttttttcatgattttggacaacagaATCAGGAGAAAATCAAGACAATCTTCTTTGATGACTACGTGGCCTACTGTGTCAAACTGCGAGCTCTCACAGGTAGGAGATACAGACAGGATGTGTGTTTGACAGAAATGACCTGACACGTTCAGTGAACAACCACTCGTGTTCAGATGCATGATTTAAATGTGGGCTGACAGACAGTGGAATTGCATTAAGGTTTGTTCCACCTGTAATCCCTGTTATTATCTCTGAAGTGCTGTGACAATGTGCTTTGCTCAGCACATAAGTCTGTGTGACAAGGTTTTATCAAGTAAGCTTCATTGAAATGGTGATAGTTTACTCCTCATGTTGCAGACAACTTCAGATGGAGCGATACCATGCATCAGGgatcggtcagctttcagtatGATGATGTAAGTTCTGATTTCTCTTTGGAGCGCCCACTCCATCGGGAGTTTGCAGTTTGTGGCTGGACCTTGAAgatgttttagtttttatttaaaattatttaggTGGGGAAAACTTatgtttcactttttaaaagAGCAGGAGCCTTCCCATGGACCCTGCCcttatttattaacatttatcaTTATTGCTGtggttggtaacttttatagaAATAATAGTCATATTTACCGAAACTGTCTGTATATCCACACAGTGTTACATAAGACAGATAATATGTGAAAAAGAatcatgttcctcctcctccttgtagtGAAGTGTTTCTCAACAGGGGCGTCACCACTCCCCAGGGGCCCCACAGACATTGTCGGGGCGTTGGTGTGGGTCTGCTTTTCTGCAGTTTAGTTCCACATGCTCATTTACACAATGTTATCATTAACCTGCTTTTACCACCATCATCTGAGGCTCTCCCTGCTGAACAATGGGCTTTTTTTCCCTGAATTACTTgcatgcttttctttgtttccaaGGGAACATCAGCTCCTCTGTCAACTTTTGCCATGTGTCAAAGTGGAAAGCTAACATGTCattcactgctcatgaactgtgaTCAAGCTGTCTAaccaggcagcactgatcaaatatgaataaagaTTCTCAATTTGattctcaaatgttttcagcagcATATTTTACTGTTAAGCTCTacaatgagaaagtttgtgaccagGCCGCTGCAATGAAAACAGTCGAGCCAAACCAAGCACTGCCCACCAGCAGAGGCAAACTCTCACtgaacactaaaatatgtttgtgacAGTGCTGAGGAGGAGTGAGCTACATGTAATTAAAGtctgtttttaatgacatttttaatgacatactttactatgacttttttcaacatactgtactaagacattttatgaggattttcttttttgacaTACAATGCTCAGTCAAACCTACAGTGTCAAAGTCTCATGCATTGACCATCCACCACGTCTTTAGTTCCTCAGGCACTGAATCACTTTTTACATGGTAAGTTTTTGTCAATGCAATATACcgagttatttaagtttttgaCATATACTATGAAATTTTTGAATTAGTTATACAGGaaaatcatttatttaatttttttaaggcTTTGTCTACAGGTGAAATGAAAAGGTTAAATGTGCCCAGAGAAAAAATTATTTGTGTAGCAGCAGGATAGCTCAGTGGATGAGGCTACTGACCTTGGTGTGGGAGACTGGGGTTCAAATCTGGTCAGGTTGGTTTGTTCCTTAGGGATAGACATTTAGGCACAActaattttaataatttaaagtaAATTATACATTTAACACTTTTCCCGGCGTCCTGGCTCCCCCATGCCGTGCCATGACGTGCATATGGTAGCATCGGATGTGAACCCCAGTCCCCGACACTAAGGCCAGTAGTCTTACCCACTGAGCTATCCTGCTGCTACACATATCACCTTTTCTCCGGGCGCATTTAACCTTTTTATTCGGGTGTTGGACTTTAAAATTCACCTGCCCTGGGTTAAGAACTGAACCTCCGACCTCAGAATTTCCTGCCCTGGATAAGGATCAAACCATCAACCTGACCAGATTTGAACCCCAGTCTCCCGCACCAAGGCCAGTAGTCTTACCCACTGCGCTATCCTGCTGCTGCACATATGAACTTTTCTTCGCGCACATataatctttttattttggggcTGGACTTTAAAATTCACCTGCCCTGGATTAAGAACTGAACCTCCGACCTCAGAATTTCCAAGCAGCGCTTTAACAGCCTGAGCTATTCACCTCTCTCTTTCACTGTGTTTCACAGAGcctttcactctcttctctggACAGCAGCCTTTAAAATTCACCGGCCCTGGATGAGGGCCGACTAAgcgaactctggatttccaacCAGTCCTCTTACAGCCTGAGCTATCAGTCTAGAGACACCTTGTCTGTGTTCCATATGGCTTTTAACTTTCTCCTACAGACATCAGCTTTCAAAACAGACTGACTGTTCACCTGAGAATTGAACCCTGATCCTGTAAACCTCAAACTGGTCCTCTATCACCCTGAGCTAATGAGCTGGAGACACTTGACAACTCCTCCTTGAACATTTTCTCTCGCTCCTTTGGACAAAGGTATTCAAGATTCACTGAGTCAGTCAGTAAATAACTGTTAAACCCACAACCTGAGACTCTCCAAACAGTCCTCTTGCACTGTGGGCTGTTGGACCAGACAGTTAATCTGTAAACAGAGGGAAATGTCTTTGTTCCTGTGCTCCTGAGCAACCATCAACCCTTCTGAACATCTTATTTCTGGCAACACCCACACCAATGCTACAACAGATatgagctgtttttttgttttaatggtacAACTGTACTGAAAAATACATTATTGGAAGCTGGGATCTTTCAACGACAAATCCAGATGTGCCTCATTATCAGAGCTTCTCCTCCCACAGAACTTTAGCTCTCCTTCACACTGCTAACAATATCACAGGGAAACATTCAACTTCATTAACAGTATTTATAATGTTCATTTTGACTACAACTGACTCCTTTATGGTTACAAATGATCAGAAAGCTGAAAAACATTGTAAACAATATCCATTTATTTAGATATTCCAGAAATATTCTGATATACTGTAGCTTTATCCTAACTTTGCACACAGAAGACATGATTTGACAGACACGTTACATTTAAAGGGAACTCAGATTCAACAGTTCAGAGGCCCTTTGACTAAAACACTGATGCTTCTTCATTCTTCAGACTTTCAAACCTTGaaatgtgtggtgtgtgttttgtggttttgagcTAGATTTGCTTTGTGAAAATTTAAAGAATTTGTCAGGTTGACCTGGATACAGAGGACAGAACaagaaacatttcctgcatttcCTCTGTTGTAATGTCAAACATTTTGGGTTTTAAATTAGCTTGACATGATAAAGTAATATGTGCTTTTATTGAGGATACAGTTTAAATATTTGTAGAATTAACTGCATTAGGACACCCCCAAAGAAGCTGCATTATTTCCTCTCTATTCCCACTGTATAATCTCTATGTGCCCAAAATGACTACAATATTTCCACAAACTGTGACACAGATAGTCAAAAGAAAGGATGTTAAATACAGTACTGACATTAAGTAGGGGGAAGCAGCCGATAACAAAACACTCACAGTGCGTTGGTGTGAATTATGGCACATATTGATCAGAGTAAAATGTGCAtggtttacatttaaaaagtgcttaaaaataaataggAGATTATTGAATATCCAGATCTTTTGTCACATCTTAAAAGTGGACATGTAGGAGGTATGAGGTTACAATAAACTctctaaacagacagacaggttaaAATTTCTCTGTTAAGGCATGGAATGAGCAACGAGGTAACAGCTATCTACTGCAT belongs to Epinephelus lanceolatus isolate andai-2023 chromosome 24, ASM4190304v1, whole genome shotgun sequence and includes:
- the LOC117254767 gene encoding uncharacterized protein LOC117254767; this translates as MNESAEGHNRCANVNGSLLASSSPLASVSHSSTQTWLPVESPLQPPWMNGHQMRQDQDTQDHYVDMQPSPQSHFYEELYCAGRTSNTLVPLASALLTSPGPQVDVLKQGYLGKQEWNQRKYFVLRAGSHTGLSRLEWYKSQETFTAMEKSAGKAALFGSSKQGVIYLRCCLSVSRSGSSRKGHMVALYVKDQTMVLVAEDRQEQEEWYLALKKLMEEEQRDEEHGGGFYGDDDGYCTLPPAAFFKEVWPVTVKPRSLGYSKSLAGESRLCLTATSLILVRVAAFRALPSVTIPLLSVRRFGHLDGLFFLELGRSAPNGPGEIWMEARDQGNTAVAQHIHEVVRETIRAQRVLPNFSWSPASSHNQLQTLLAPKGCRPKYRDKQVNVRPLGSRLAPRNPEIQTSPTKHHGHPFKPHKAEPEPSVSSTSHLSPVRSRHSYMAETGSYMKMKMDCHLPVNKLPAVVTGDLRSAGIEGCKPGEEGPEYMMMSPLVSHSSSVLPQDEYVVMASPQKHNKPAYPFLRTSFSSSTSDSDSPLQLPHHQTSEHHQPHWLATSVQTPKADAGQSQMSTSCYTRPQEDVWQVQTSAEQRQLPAQTGATSSPVRSVDGSGMVTPFVPRAPGYTRAVQASLHSGTGSTSRLQAVSDQSVRRNRLCLFLPSCLQTKHRS